The window GAACAACTTGTTGACACGGCATTTAATCAAACTCGCCACTATGGAAAATCGGACGTAGCGGTAACGCTGCGTTTATTGAAAGCGATCGCTCAAATTGCTAGCCATACTCACCGCCCACGCCATCGACTCGCTTTAGAACAACAGGCTGAAATGATTTTACAAGGAAGCCGCGAGGGGTTGCCTCAACAACGAGATCAGCAAATGGTGGAAGACTCATATCGTCAAGTTGCAGCGACTTGGAGGACGTGATGCAACACACAAATTGGAAAGGCTATCGCATTGCGGCCTGGATTGGACAGGCTTTACTGGCGATCGCAATCATTCTGGCAATCGGTCAAGGAAAGTGGCAAAACGCCCTTGCGCTTACCCTCTTTCTCGTTGCATCCTTTAGCTTTGTCATTCGAGGTGATCGGTTACCTACCCTATTTGATTTTCTCTTTGTTCTAGCTGCGTTACTGAATACGGGTGGTTGGAGCCTCTGGGCATTGCAAGAGGCGAAATGAGAGCCTTGATGCGAGCACGCTTCGCGTGTGCCGAAGGCAACGCTGACTGGTCGCAAACGCCATTGGGTGCGGTAGAAACCTGGTCGCCTTCTCTGGTCATGATGGTTCGCTTTCTCCTGACGAATCGATTTCCCTTGATGTTGTGGTGGGGACCGGATTACATCCAGTTTGATAACGATTCCTACTGTCCCATTTTGGGTACAAAGCATCCAAACTCGTTGGGGCAGGCAGGCAGCCAGTGCTGGACGGAAATTTGGCAGGTGATCAGTCCGTTGATCGATCGTCTCTTCCAGGGGGGAACGGCAACCTGGATGGAGGACATTCTGCTCGAAATCGATCGGCACGGCTTCGTTGAGGAAACTCACTTCACCTGCGATCGCCAACGCCCGCGCTTACGAAGAGGAACGTCAAAGAGCCGGAGCCCTGGCAGAACTCGATCGCGCCAAAACCGCTTTCTTCAGCAATGTCTCCCATGAATTTCGCACCCCGCTCACCTTGATGCTGGGTCCTGCCACAGATGCGTTAAGCGATCGCTGGCAGGTAGAGGCGGTTACGAATGGGGCGATCGCCCTCAATATGATCCAACAACAGCTTCCCGATCTGGTGCTGACGGATGTGATGATGCCAGAGATGGATGGTTTCCAACTATTGAGTGCATTGCGGGCAAACCTCATTACCCAAAGTATTCCGATTATTCTCCTCTCAGCACGAGCAGGCGAAGAAGCAACGGTGGAAGGACTGGAAGCGGGAGCCGATGATTACCTGATTAAACCCTTCTCTGCTCGTGAACTCATCGTGCGGGTAGAAACACAACTGCAAATGTCTCGCCTTCGCCAGGAGCTATCCGCCAACCGTTTCAAGAATGAGTTTCTCATGCCCGTTACCCATGAACTGCAATCTCCCCTGGCAAGGATTCTCGGCCGGGCACGATTTCTCCAAACCAAATATCTTGAACCTGATGCAATGACCCGAGCACTTGCTACGATCGAGCGCAATGCCACGATTGAGGCAAACCTGATCAAGAATTTGCTGGACATGGCAAGCATTCTCTCTGGAAAGCTGCGCCTGAAGTCTCAAATTGTTGATCTGGCTTCTCTGGTTCGGAACGTAGTAACAACCTTTCGAGAAACGGCTGAGGCAAAGAATATTCAACTGATAAAAACGATATCTGACCAGATGCCGAGCAATGTGGTTACCGATGGCGATCGCCTCAGACAAGTGATTGCTAACTTATTAGAAAAGGCCATCAAATTTACATCCGCAGGGGGAGGGGTTACGGTACAGCTACAAGTAATGGGAATGGGGAATGGGGAATGGGGAGTAGGGAAGCACCAAGCTACTCCTTACTCCCTAATCCCTAATCTCCTACCTATGTTCAAATCAGGGTGAGCGATACGGGGATTGGCATTCGTCCTGATTTTCTGCCCTCTGTGTTTGATCGCTTCACCCAGGCAGAAGTGCCCAGTCGCCATACACCCGGAGGAGTTGGATTGGGGCTGGCGATCGCTCGTTACCCGGTTGAATTACACCACGGTACGATCGAAGTAGCCAGTGAGGGAGAAGGACAGGGCACAACTTTGACTGTCCGTTTGCCGTTACGACTGGATAATTCGTAACTCGAAATTGCTACTTCCCAATTCCGAATTACGAACTACGAATTCCAAATTGACTTGCCATGCAACGCTCAAATCCTGAAACCGTCACCCTAAACGACATTTTGATTACGGAGGAGCTATCGCGACGTGCTCCTCGCTCCCCAAACTGGCAGGCGGAAGCCGAGGCAATGCGATCGCTGGCTCAGCAGATGGCGCGAGATTCACAAAGCCTGATGCAAACGCTGGCAGACACGGCACTGAAATTATGTGAGGCAGGAACAGCAGGCGTGAGTTTGCTGGAAACCACACCGGACGGAGAAGAAATCTTCCGCTGGGCTGTGTTAGCTGGAACCTTGGCGCACCACGTTGGAGAAACGATACCCCGCAACTTTAGCCCCTGTGGCGTGTGTCTTGACCAGGGTTCTCCCGTTCTCTTCTCCCATCCTGAACGCTATTTCACCTCCTTTCAGGAAGCCAATACCCCAATCGTCGAAGGGTTAGTGTTGCCTCTGATTGCCGACAACCATGTCTTTGGCACGATCTGGATCATGTCCCACGATGAGGGGCGGCAGTTTGATGCAGAAGCTGTGCGAGTGATGACGAGTCTGGCAGACTTTACCACCGCCGCGTTGCTGTTGCAGCAGCGTCAAACCGCAGACGTGCTGGCTACCAATGCGGCGTTAGAGACAGAAACTGTAGAACGTCAACAGGTAGAAGATCAAACTCACGCTTTGATCGCCAATCTTCCGGGTGGAGCCGCGTTTGTGGTCGATCGCGATTTGCGCTATTTGCTGGCGGAAGGAGAAGCACTGGCGATCGCCGGATTCAAATCGGACGATTTCGTTGGGCGCACAATTTTTGAAGCGTTGCCGCCCGAATTAGCCACAAATTACGAACCGATGTACCGTAAAGCATTGGTGGGTGAGCCATTTGAGGATGAGCATCAATCACACGGTCACACTTACATCTCACGCGGAACACCGCTTCGGGCTGAGAATGGAGAGATTTATGCAGTGCTGGTGGTTTCTTATGACATTAGCGAGCGCAAGCGCGTCGAAGACGAACGCAAACAAACTGAAGTAGCTCTGCGCGAATCGGAAGCCCGCTTGCAAGCGATCGCCAACCTTGTTCCCGATCTGCTGTGGGACAGTGAACCGGACGGCTCAACCAACTGGTACAACCAGCGATGGATGGAATACACGGGGCAGACCTTCGAGCAGGCGATCGGGTGGGGTTGGATCGATGCCATTCACCCGGACGATCGGGAAGGGTCAGCGCGGCGTTACCGGGAAGTCGTCGAACAGGGGATGCCGCTGCAACAGGAACACCGCATTCGGCGGCATGATGGAGTCTATCGCTGGTTTGTCGTCAAGGCTTCGCCGCTCAAGGATGAGAGTGGCAAGGTGATCAAGATGTACGGTGCGGCGACCGATATTCATGAGCGACGGGTCGCCCTGGAAGCATTGCGCGAGTCGGAAGCCAGGTTTCGCACCCTGGCGGACACGGCACCTGCGCTGATCTGGCATAACGACGCGCAAGGTAACAATCTTTTTCTTAACCAATATTTCCTCGACTTCACAGGTAAGAGTGTTGAAGAGATTCGCGGCGAGGGTTGGCATGAACTGGTTCATCCTGAGGATGCCGCCGCCTATATCGCCGATTATTTAGCGGCAGTGCGTGAGCAGCGATCGTGGCATAACCGCAACCGGATTCGGCGGCATGATGGGGTGTGGCGATGGCACGACAATTATGCCCAACCCCTCTTCGGTGGCGACGGCGTTTATCTGGGTCATGTGGGCGTGACGATTGATAATACGGATGCCATTGAAGCCGAAATCAACCTGCGCGAGTCAGAAGCCAAATATCGATCGCTGTTTGAGTCGATCGACGAAGGCTTCTGCATCATTGAGCGGGTGACGGTCGAGCCGTTGGATTTTCGTTATTTGGCAGCAAATTCGGCATTCGTGGCGCAATCGGGTATTCCAGATGTGGTTGGGAAAACCATTCGACAAGTCGTTCCCAGCGAACCGGAGGAATGGTTTGAGATTTATGACCACGTTCTCAGAACCCATGAGCCGATCAGATTCGAGCGCGAACTGGTTACTGTGGGGCGCGAGCTTGAACTCTACGCCTTTCCAGTCACCGATCATTCGGATAACCAGCTCGCAGTCATTTTCAAAGACATCACCGAGCGCAAGTGCCACGAAGCGAACCTTGCCTTTTTAGCCGAAATCAGTCAAGACCTGGTGCATCTGACGAACATCGACGAAACGATGGACGCGATCGGCGCAAAAATCGGCGAGCACTTCAACGTCGCCCGCGTCATTTTCTCCGAAATCAGCGGAGATCAGCGGACGGGGTGCGTCAGCCACGAATGGCATCAGCCAGATTTGCCAGATATGAAAGGCACTTACGCGATCAAAGACTATTTCTCGCCTGAATTTGAACTGCTCCACTGCGCTGGCGAAATTGCCGTTGTCCACGATACTGCGACGGACGAGCGGGTTGACGGCGATCGCTATGCTGCGCTGGGCGTCGGCGCGTTTGTCGGCGTGCCACTCATTCGTCAGGACAAGTGGCGTTTCTATTTCAGTCTGCTTGATTCTAAACCGCATGACTGGCGCAACAACGAAATTGAGTTGCTGCGGGAACTGACGACTCGGATCTGGACGCGACTGGAACGCGCCCGTGCCGAAGTTGCCCTGCGGCAGTCGGAAGCCAAATATCGATCGCTGTTCGACTCGATTGACGAAGGCTTTGCGATCGCCGAAGTGATTTACGACTCGGCAGGACAACCCGTTGACCTGCTTTATCTCGAAGCCAATCCTGCGGCTTCGCGCCTGACGGGTGTTCCCGATTACACGGGTCGGAGGCTCAGCGAGTTTTCGCCTGATTTCAAGTCGTATTGGGTGGAACTCTACGATCGCGTAGCCAAAAGTGGCGTGAGCGAACGAACCGAACAATATGCTGCGCCACTCAATCGCTGGTATGACTTTTACGTTTTCCGCGTCGAAGCGGCAGAGCCTAGCGGAAGCTGCCAGGTTGCTGTGGTTTTTCAGGACATCACCGAACGCAAACTGCACGAACGACAGCAGAAGTTTCTCTTACAACTCTCCGATGCACTGCGACCGATCGCAGACCCGATCGCCATTCAGGAGACTACCAGCCGCATGGCCGCCGAACATCTGGACATCGGTCGAGTTGCCTATTGCGAAATCCGTTACGAGCCGGACATCGTGGTGATCGTTGAGCATGATTGGCCGAGGCGAGGGATGCCCCTGATTGCAGCGGGACGATACCGAATGAGCGATTTTGGCAGCTTCCTGGCGGAGGAATTTGCCGCCGGTCGCCCTGCGATCGTCGCGGATGTCGCGACCGATCCCCGAATTCCACCAACCGATCGCGAAAACTGGAGTGTATTCGAAATAACAGCATCCTGCGGTCTTCCTGTGATCAAGGAAGGGCGATTTGTTGCCTACCTCGTTGCTCAAGACAATCAGCCTCACGATTGGACGGATCGGGAAATCGAGCTTTTGCGCGAACTGTCGGAACGCACCTGGGCGGCAGTTGAACGTGCCCGCGCTGAAGCTGCTTTACGGGAAAGTGAACAACGCCTATCCGTCATCTTCGCGCAAGCAGCCGTCGGGTTGTCCGAAATTTCCCTCGATGGACACTTTGAGCAGGTGAATGATGCTCTTTGCCGCATGTTGGGGCGATCGCGTCAGGAACTCCTCGCAGCAACCGTCCCTCAAGTCACGCACCCCGAAGATATTTCCAAGAGCTTAGACGCTTTAGCGCAACTGCTGGAAACCGGAGAATCCATTTCCCTCGACAAACGGTATCTCCGTTCCGATGATACGGTTTTCTGGGCAAACAGCATTTTGACCCGTCTAGACGATGAACACGGGCAACCCCGTCATATTTTGGCGGTTACCGTTGACCTGAGCGATCGCAAACAGGCTGAAGCCAACCAGATGCAACTCATTCGAGAACAATCCGCCCGTGAAGAGGAACGCCAACGCGCCGAATCTCTGGCAGAACTCAATCGCGCCAAAACCGCCTTCTTCAGCAACGTCAGCCATGAGTTTCGCACACCCCTGACGCTATCTTTGGCTCCACTGCAAGATGCCTTGAGCGATCGCACCCACCCCCTCGATCCGGTTCATCGAGAACGGTTAGAACTGGTTCACCATAACAGCCTCCGCTTATTGAAATTGGTCAACACTCTGCTCGACTTCTCCCGCATTGAAGCCGGACGAATGGAAGCGGTGTATGAACCGACGGATCTAGCTACATACACCGCAGAACTTGCCAGTGTATTCCGTTCGGCGATCGAACGAGCAGGTTTGCAGTTAGTTATCGATTGCCCACCGCTACCTGAACCCGTTTTTGTAGATCGGGAGATGTGGGAGAAGATTGTTCTAAATCTACTCTCTAACGCCTTTAAGTTCACCTTCGAGGGCGAAATCAGAGTGGAGTTGAGAATGAAGAATAAAGAATGCAGAATGAAGACAAATCAAAATTCTGAATTCTCCATTCCCACTTCTCAATTCCCCTACGTTCAACTCACAATTAGCGACACCGGAGCCGGAATTGCTCCTGAACACCTGCCTCATTTGTTTGAGCGGTTCTATCAAGTCCGAGGCACCCAGGCACGGACTCATGAAGGATCAGGAATCGGTCTTGCCCTGGTCAATGAACTCGTGCAATTACAGGGTGGCACGATTGAGGTCAGTAGCACCGTGGGAGAGGGTACTTACTTTACAGTCTCCCTTTTGCTGGGAACAGACCATCTACCGAGCGAACGTCTACGACGCGACGGAACCGGACACCTTCAAGATGAAGGCGCGCCGCGAAGCGGATCCGTTCCGGGTCGCCAACCCGTTCGCACCCTAGCCTCAACTGCAATGAGGGCTACCACTTATGTGGAAGAAGCTGAGCGATGGCTACCCGCAGAGGGGAATAGGGAATGGGGAATGGGGAATGGAGAAGAGGTTTCTACCCCTCCTCCCTCCTCCCTCCTCCCTCCTCCCCCTTTGGCTCATGTGCTTGTAGTCGATGACAATGCCGACATGCGGGAGTATTTGACCCGTATCCTCAGTGAACATGTCCCGGTGGAAGCTGTCGCAGATGGAGCAACGGCTCTGGCAGTGGCGCAAGAACGAGTCCCCGATCTCATCCTGAGCGATGTGATGATGCCTGGACTGGATGGGTTTGAATTGCTTGAGACGTTGCGAGCAGACCCACTCACCAGAGATATTCCCATCATTCTGCTCTCGGCTCGTGCCGGAGAAGAAGCGATCGTCGAAGGTCTGGAAGCCGGAGCCGATGATTACTTGATCAAACCCTTCTCCGCTCAAGAACTCGTCTCTCGTGTTACGGCTCACCTTCAAATGGCACAGCTACGTGGAGAAGCCCTTCAAGAAGCAAGAAGCACGCTTCGCAGTAGAGATGAATTCATCTCCGTCATTTCCCATGAACTGAATACTCCTCTGGTATCCATTCTCGGCTGGACACGCATGTTGCGAAGTAGTCCATCCAACCCGGTGATGCTGAACAAAGCGTTAGACACGATCGAGCGTAACGCTACTCTGCAAGGCAAGCTGGTACAAGATCTTTTGGATCTCTCCCGTATCAGTGCAGGCAAACTTCATCTCAATCCTCAACCCATTGAACTCAAGCCTGTGATTGAAACCGCGATCGCAACAGTAGCTCAACCCGCAGCCGATAAAGGAATCAACTTAATTTGGCAAGACGCTGTTACAGAACCTATTGTCGTAAAGGGAGATAGCGATCGCCTTCAACAGGTCATCTGCAATCTCCTGACCAACGCCATCAAATTTACGCCAGAAGCCGGCAGTGTTAGGGTTGAACTGTCAGTAGAAGAAGGGGGGGTGAGAGAGTATGAGGGTGAGATCTCGCCAAATTCCTTGCTCTCCCACTCCCCTACTCTCCCCTATGCTCAAATCACCATCACAGATACAGGCATTGGGATTGCGGCTAATTTTCTTCCCTATGTGTTTGAGCGATTCCGTCAAGCCCAAGGGGCACATTCAACAAAGGGACTGGGGTTAGGGTTGGCGATCGCCCATCACATTGTCGAACTCCACAACGGCACAATTCATGCTGACAGCGCAGGAGAAGGACGAGGAGCAACCTTTACAGTCAGATTACCGCTCTTACAGGACGGTGAGAGTTAATTCGATGATTATTATCAGAAACTTGTCTGAAATGAGTTTCCGATTCTCGTAGGGCTGCTTCAGCCTGTTAACGATTGGTGTTGTCATAGGAGACAACAAGCACCGCATAAATTCTCAAGTCCTGTGTGTGACCAGAGTGATCGCATGAGATCCGGCTCTAACAATGACGATATCAATGGAGTGAGGCAAAATCAGGGCTGATACGAGTCTGTCCACCCGCATTTGCTTCAACCAATAGCACGGCATGCGGTTGCGGCTCATTATCTAATCCCGATTTAAAGAGTTTTGCGAACAAATCAGAGTTACGGAGGGGTTTGGCACTGCCAAACCCGTACAAGCATTCGTCGCGTTTCCAATTCAAATGAGTATAACGTCCTCAGCATCTCCATCCGATCGCCCTCTGCTAACGGGTGTTCCTATGTCCGCTGCATTGAAGCCGAAGAACTTCTACAAGGGCAATCTCCTGCTTTCTAATACTGATTTAATGTTTGATTGTGGCAGATCACTGGGTAGGGGCGTTTCGCGAAACGCCCTTACGGAATCATGTGCAGCGAAGCCAATTCAAATTGGTATAAGCAGATTGATTCATAATCAGGTGCTGGAGGATTTGTTTAATGCAGTCAGTTTAGTGATATTGCGCTAAATTTGTCTTGGTTTGAGTATGTTGCTCCAAGTTAGCAAGATCTCAAATGACAAATTGAATCTATACTGAACTCAACTTTCAGTTTAAGGAGCCTGTTTGCATGAATCTTCGCCTAAGCTTAAAGTTAATGACAATTCCAACCCTGATGGGTTCAGTATTGGCTTTTGGAATTCTGGCGCAATTAGCATCTGCGACTGACACAAGTTCTTTAACTGTGCTTACCAGTCAGTCTACTTGTGATTCGCCTTCTGACCGTGAACTTGAATTATCAACCATTCGACATCAAAAAGGGATTGCGATCGCATCAGCAGACATCGCTTCTGGTGAAACTGCAATGCTTGATTTCAGCGAAGCAGAGAGTGATGCTGCCGCTGTGTTGTTTGGTTGTGATTGTCCTTCTTGTATTAATGCACTGCGGCAACTGCGAAGTCAGCCGTTGCTTGACAGTGGTAGTAGTACCGGGCATTGTTTAACCTCTCTGCAACGCCGTGTGTCACCTCAGAGAATGCAAGAAGTACTCCAGAATTTAGATATGAGAGAAGCTGAACAAACTCGTTAAGTTGTTAAATAACAGTGACAATCAGGGTTTGTAATTAAGAATGCTACGAGCGAATTCAGTGCTGTCGCTGTCAGTAGCC of the Oscillatoria sp. FACHB-1407 genome contains:
- a CDS encoding hybrid sensor histidine kinase/response regulator → MLGPATDALSDRWQVEAVTNGAIALNMIQQQLPDLVLTDVMMPEMDGFQLLSALRANLITQSIPIILLSARAGEEATVEGLEAGADDYLIKPFSARELIVRVETQLQMSRLRQELSANRFKNEFLMPVTHELQSPLARILGRARFLQTKYLEPDAMTRALATIERNATIEANLIKNLLDMASILSGKLRLKSQIVDLASLVRNVVTTFRETAEAKNIQLIKTISDQMPSNVVTDGDRLRQVIANLLEKAIKFTSAGGGVTVQLQVMGMGNGEWGVGKHQATPYSLIPNLLPMFKSG
- a CDS encoding ATP-binding protein — its product is MSDTGIGIRPDFLPSVFDRFTQAEVPSRHTPGGVGLGLAIARYPVELHHGTIEVASEGEGQGTTLTVRLPLRLDNS
- a CDS encoding PAS domain S-box protein gives rise to the protein MQRSNPETVTLNDILITEELSRRAPRSPNWQAEAEAMRSLAQQMARDSQSLMQTLADTALKLCEAGTAGVSLLETTPDGEEIFRWAVLAGTLAHHVGETIPRNFSPCGVCLDQGSPVLFSHPERYFTSFQEANTPIVEGLVLPLIADNHVFGTIWIMSHDEGRQFDAEAVRVMTSLADFTTAALLLQQRQTADVLATNAALETETVERQQVEDQTHALIANLPGGAAFVVDRDLRYLLAEGEALAIAGFKSDDFVGRTIFEALPPELATNYEPMYRKALVGEPFEDEHQSHGHTYISRGTPLRAENGEIYAVLVVSYDISERKRVEDERKQTEVALRESEARLQAIANLVPDLLWDSEPDGSTNWYNQRWMEYTGQTFEQAIGWGWIDAIHPDDREGSARRYREVVEQGMPLQQEHRIRRHDGVYRWFVVKASPLKDESGKVIKMYGAATDIHERRVALEALRESEARFRTLADTAPALIWHNDAQGNNLFLNQYFLDFTGKSVEEIRGEGWHELVHPEDAAAYIADYLAAVREQRSWHNRNRIRRHDGVWRWHDNYAQPLFGGDGVYLGHVGVTIDNTDAIEAEINLRESEAKYRSLFESIDEGFCIIERVTVEPLDFRYLAANSAFVAQSGIPDVVGKTIRQVVPSEPEEWFEIYDHVLRTHEPIRFERELVTVGRELELYAFPVTDHSDNQLAVIFKDITERKCHEANLAFLAEISQDLVHLTNIDETMDAIGAKIGEHFNVARVIFSEISGDQRTGCVSHEWHQPDLPDMKGTYAIKDYFSPEFELLHCAGEIAVVHDTATDERVDGDRYAALGVGAFVGVPLIRQDKWRFYFSLLDSKPHDWRNNEIELLRELTTRIWTRLERARAEVALRQSEAKYRSLFDSIDEGFAIAEVIYDSAGQPVDLLYLEANPAASRLTGVPDYTGRRLSEFSPDFKSYWVELYDRVAKSGVSERTEQYAAPLNRWYDFYVFRVEAAEPSGSCQVAVVFQDITERKLHERQQKFLLQLSDALRPIADPIAIQETTSRMAAEHLDIGRVAYCEIRYEPDIVVIVEHDWPRRGMPLIAAGRYRMSDFGSFLAEEFAAGRPAIVADVATDPRIPPTDRENWSVFEITASCGLPVIKEGRFVAYLVAQDNQPHDWTDREIELLRELSERTWAAVERARAEAALRESEQRLSVIFAQAAVGLSEISLDGHFEQVNDALCRMLGRSRQELLAATVPQVTHPEDISKSLDALAQLLETGESISLDKRYLRSDDTVFWANSILTRLDDEHGQPRHILAVTVDLSDRKQAEANQMQLIREQSAREEERQRAESLAELNRAKTAFFSNVSHEFRTPLTLSLAPLQDALSDRTHPLDPVHRERLELVHHNSLRLLKLVNTLLDFSRIEAGRMEAVYEPTDLATYTAELASVFRSAIERAGLQLVIDCPPLPEPVFVDREMWEKIVLNLLSNAFKFTFEGEIRVELRMKNKECRMKTNQNSEFSIPTSQFPYVQLTISDTGAGIAPEHLPHLFERFYQVRGTQARTHEGSGIGLALVNELVQLQGGTIEVSSTVGEGTYFTVSLLLGTDHLPSERLRRDGTGHLQDEGAPRSGSVPGRQPVRTLASTAMRATTYVEEAERWLPAEGNREWGMGNGEEVSTPPPSSLLPPPPLAHVLVVDDNADMREYLTRILSEHVPVEAVADGATALAVAQERVPDLILSDVMMPGLDGFELLETLRADPLTRDIPIILLSARAGEEAIVEGLEAGADDYLIKPFSAQELVSRVTAHLQMAQLRGEALQEARSTLRSRDEFISVISHELNTPLVSILGWTRMLRSSPSNPVMLNKALDTIERNATLQGKLVQDLLDLSRISAGKLHLNPQPIELKPVIETAIATVAQPAADKGINLIWQDAVTEPIVVKGDSDRLQQVICNLLTNAIKFTPEAGSVRVELSVEEGGVREYEGEISPNSLLSHSPTLPYAQITITDTGIGIAANFLPYVFERFRQAQGAHSTKGLGLGLAIAHHIVELHNGTIHADSAGEGRGATFTVRLPLLQDGES